The following are encoded in a window of Fusarium verticillioides 7600 chromosome 6, whole genome shotgun sequence genomic DNA:
- a CDS encoding 40S ribosomal protein S4, whose protein sequence is MARGIKKHQKRLSAPSHWLLDKLSGTYAPKPSAGPHKLRDCMPLIVFIRNRLKYALNYRETKAILMQRLVKVDGKVRTDSTYPSGFMDVITIEKTGENFRLVYDTKGRFTVHRIQAEEAEYKLGKVKRVQLGRGGIPFLVTHDARTIRYPDPLIKVNDTVKIDLATGKITDFIKFDTGAVVMVTGGRNMGRVGVITHRERHDGGFNIVHVKDAIDNSFATRESNVFVIGQDKPWISLPKGKGVKLTIAEERDRRRAYAISH, encoded by the exons ATGGCCCGCGGAAT CAAGAAGCACCAGAAGCGCCTCAGCGCCCCTTCGCACTGGCTGCTTGACAAGCTGTCCGGCACCTACGCTCCCAAGCCTTCTGCCGGTCCTCACAAGCTCCGCGACTGCATGCCCCTGATCGTCTTCATCCGAAACCGCCTCAAGTATGCTCTCAACTACCGCGAGACTAAGGCCATCCTGATGCAGCGACTGGTCAAGGTCGACGGCAAGGTCCGCACCGATTCCACCTACCCCTCCGGTTTCATGGACGTCATCACCATTGAGAAGACTGGCGAGAACTTCCGTCTTGTCTACGATACCAAGGGCCGATTCACCGTCCACCGAATccaggctgaggaggctgagtacaagcttggcaaggtcaagcgTGTCCAGCTTGGTCGCGGTGGAATCCCATTCTTGGTCACGCACGATGCACGAAC CATCCGCTACCCTGATCCTCTGATCAAGGTCAATGACACTGTCAAGATTGACCTCGCCACTGGTAAGATCACTGACTTCATCAAGTTCGACACTGGTGCCGTCGTCATGGTCACTGGTGGTCGTAACATGGGTCGTGTTGGTGTTATCACTCACCGTGAGCGCCACGATGGAGGTTTCAACATTGTCCacgtcaaggatgccatTGACAACAGCTTTGCTACCCGTGAGAGCAACGTTTTCGTCATCGGCCAGGACAAGCCCTGGATCTCTCTgcccaagggcaagggtgTCAAGCTCACCATCGCTGAGGAGCGTGACCGCCGACGTGCTTACGCCATCTCTCACTAA
- a CDS encoding D-lactate dehydrogenase (cytochrome), giving the protein MFTSRTSTRTLLGRCAQRTEFRRGLTVSSGLRSRIAHDSAQRESRNNQGWSRPKVLAVAIGAGALGWGLASLNESKGTGKSTWGRSVAPHYATLPEMEKAIKRIENEVGIEGFISTDPEDLLAHGYSEWSTVNPDTLPVAVAYPRTTEQVSVIARICHEHRVPIIPYSGGSSLEGNFSAPYGGISVDFAYMDQIIQFNKDDMDIVVQPSIGWQDLNAKLLAMDSGLFFPVDPGPSAKIGGMIGTNCSGTNAVRYGTMKDWVINLTVVLSDGRIIKTRRRPRKSSAGYNLNGLFVGSEGTLGIVTEATLKLAVIPEQYSVAVVTFPTIRDAANAAAGVMQAGVPVAAMEIMDEVQMRVINLGGATKPRVWKELPTLFFKFSGTKDGVKDNINRVKKIAAANKGGSFEFARDAAEQQLLWSARKESLWSMLSLRKTGDDVWSTDVAVPFSRLADIIEVSKKEMDELGLFASILGHVGDGNFHESIMYNKNVPGERQKVEACVKNMVKRALDMDGTCTGEHSIGWGKKESLLWEVGPETLEVMAAVKKAFDPEWILNPGKIMDVPWENTLYPGSNTAVTPNRVVKGLV; this is encoded by the exons ATGTTTACCAGCAGGACCTCGACAAGAACTCTATTGGGCCGTTGTGCCCAAAGAACGGAATTTCGACGAGGACTCACAGTCTCTTCTGGCCTTCGTTCTCGCATTGCCCATGATTCTGCTCAGAGAGAATCAAGGAATAACCAGGGATGGTCGCGACCAAAGGTTTTGGCAGTAGCCATTGGAGCTGGTGCTCTTGGATGGGGGCTTGCCAGCTTGAACGAAAGTAAAGGCACTGGAAAATCTACATGGGGTCGATCGGTTGCGCCTCATTATGCTACATTGcccgagatggagaag GCGATCAAACGAATCGAAAACGAGGTTGGAATAGAAGGCTTCATTTCGACAGATCCCGAAGATCTGCTGGCACATGGCTACTCAGAATGGTCTACGGTCAACCCTGATACTTTGCCAGTGGCTGTGGCATATCCTAGAACAACCGAGCAAGTGTCTGTGATAGCCCGTATATGTCATGAGCATCGCGTTCCTATCATCCCCTATTCTGGAGGCTCAAGCTTGGAAGGCAATTTTTCTGCCCCTTACGGAGGGATCAGTGTGGATTTTGCGTATATGGACCAGATCATTCAGTTTAACAAAGATGATATGGATATTGTGGTCCAGCCAAGTATTGGCTGGCAAGACCTAAACGCAAAGTTGTTGGCTATGGATAGtggccttttctttcctGTCGATCCTG GCCCATCAGCGAAGATAGGAGGTATGATCGGAACGAATTGCTCTGGAACAAATGCTGTAAGATATGGTACAATGAAGGATTGGGTCATTAACTTGACCGTTGTCCTGTCCGACGGGCGTATTATCAAAACCAGACGAAGGCCGCGAAAGTCATCTGCTGGATACAATCTGAACGGACTGTTTGTTGGCTCCGAAGGCACACTAGGGATTGTCACGGAAG CTACACTCAAGCTGGCTGTCATTCCAGAGCAGTATTCGGTTGCTGTTGTTACATTTCCTACCATTCGAGATGCCGCTAATGCGGCAGCTGGTGTCATGCAGGCCGGCGTCCCCGTCGCGGCGATGGAGATCATGGATGAAGTTCAAATGCGAGTCATCAACCTCGGTGGTGCTACGAAACCGCGGGTCTGGAAGGAATTGCCAACGCTGTTTTTCAAGTTCTCAGGTACAAAAGACGGCGTGAAggacaacatcaacaggGTAAAGAAAATTGCGGCGGCAAACAAGGGTGGAAGCTTCGAGTTTGCTCgggatgctgctgagcaacAGTTGCTCTGGTCTGCCAGGAAAGAGTCCCTTTGGTCTATGCTCTCTCTCCGAAAAACTGGTGACGATGTTT GGAGCACCGATGTAGCTGTTCCGTTCAGTCGGCTGGCTGACATCATAGAGGTCAgcaagaaagagatggatgagctTGGTCTCTTCGCCAGCATCTTGGGACACGTGGGAGACGGGAACTTCCATGAAAGCATCATGTATAACAAGAACGTCCCTGGTGAGCGCCAAAAAGTCGAAGCTTGCGTCAAGAACATGGTGAAACGAGCGCTAGACATGGATGGGACATGTACAGGAGAGCATTCCATCGGCTGGGGCAAAAAGGAGAGTCTACTCTGGGAAGTTGGACCAGAGACTCTGGAAGTTATGGCAGCTGTGAAGAAGGCTTTCGACCCTGAATGGATCTTGAATCCTGGAAAGATCATGGATGTGCCTTGGGAGAACACTCTGTATCCTGGGTCAAATACCGCGGTGACACCAAACCGTGTGGTGAAAGGCTTGGTCTAA
- a CDS encoding myosin heavy chain, which translates to MSFNANANGTAHRRSNPFARTTSASPATNTNLRPKSAIFSSPSSTPGLSTPSGHSRTQSNGSLSAITHGFSGSAPRQQRSDSKSGTPTSTTFAPSFIKTEEMKRHDTVKGIEGENDFSGKRYVWLKDPQAAFVRGWIVEEMDGNRLLVQCDDGTQRDVDAESVDKVNPAKFDKANDMAELTHLNEASVVHNLHMRYQADLIYTYSGLFLVTVNPYASIPIYSNEYINMYRGRNREDTKPHIFAMADEAFRNLVEEGKNQSILVTGESGAGKTENTKKVIQYLAAVAQADSTIKNKPHHSNLSQQILRANPILEAFGNAQTVRNNNSSRFGKFIRIEFTRNGAICGAYIDWYLLEKSRVVHINPHERNYHVFYQLLKGASSSLKREFLIDGLTVEDFNYTRDGHDTIVGVSDHDEWESLMEAFDVMGFSDEEQRSILRTVAAVLHLGNITVVKESRTADQARLAPDAKEQAAKVCKLLGVPLEPFLKGLLHPKVKAGREWVEKVQTPEQVRLGLDALSKGIYERGFGDLVNRINGQLDRTGMGLEDSHFIGVLDIAGFEIFEQNSFEQLCINYTNEKLQQFFNHHMFVLEQEEYAREQIEWKFIDFGRDLQPTIDLIELSNPIGVFSCLDEDCVMPKATDKSFTEKLNSLWDKKSTKYRPSRLGQGFILTHYAAEVEYSTEGWLEKNKDPLNDNITRLLAASSNKHVASLFSDCAESEEDHATGRSRVKRGLFRTVAQKHKEHLHSLMAQLHSTHPHFVRCILPNHKKKPKQFNNLLVLDQLRCNGVLEGIRIARTGFPNRLPFAEFRQRYEVLCQDMPKGYLEGQAAASLMLEKLGLDRALYRVGLTKVFFRAGVLAELEEQRDALITQIMSRFQSVARGFIQRRAAYKRLFRTEATRIIQRNFNVYLDLAENPWWQLIVKMKPLLGTTRTATEVKRRDAMIKDLNERMQLESQNRMKLEEERRNCHAEMVRIQQTLESERALALDKEEIFKRLQLREAELEEKLAGAIEDQERLEDELDDLLNAKNRAERDIETYRSQLEQAATLIAKLEEEKKGLSTKISEVEQSMADITQRQAERSEQELALQDEIKMLQSQLSVKERKVQDLETKLVKLDQDSELKLNAAQRELQSTKFRETQLTHENEDIQRQLNELSKTSTDYEDLVRQKESELALLRTDNKNFESERQSLEDQKKSLTTEKEKNAEKYREAQAELVAMKSRQSQLEREAEDAKHLLEARLSEDAQADQNRQVLESQIKDLKDELYKTQMDLSRERQSRDDVQLLGEHRYQELKDEFDRLNESKIIIEKELYAQQDTLRRTMEARTTAEKERDEARQEIRRLRVAKTQAEEARMQAEVAGERQASKAALDRENSLRKDLDAAQERLQWFEGECAKLNHQIEDLNKLILESGEFGLKNDQAKERLERELTTVKSRLTASENDNRALLNKLQQKGLEIARSSSRASEASRGQIISLQREKARLEEQNTKLNKQLGDSQLAIASLEKRAEKLQLSLEDLSHEVAREVKSSRNAEKATSTFTAQLAEANRTIESERQLRTQAQTTIRTLQTSVDTRDKEVNELRAQMLDVLRTVDPEVPIPPQSDGADENILIQNFDLVRKVEELQQNLRVQTAARTNAENQLSEMRASRNDPASRPKLEEIQLNEAPFQGSPTQKRAAKLHARNYSNTSTPTRRFQDLDHLQDSTRSDRTIDTLNFNNRMDLKAEVEELQNQLQLKEMQNRHLQSQINRSTPIPENYDDQSPSLRRIQKLEMVNTRLHEMLDDSNKKVSALERTIRSGQLSLRDVQTRTHEEILEVLNSQEDSRRALVHSHKDAVAELTDIKGHFERLRHDRAKAEVELRDVKSDLQEMTLAREQEAQNRNQLLQEFADLQIRLDAETSKFADVSSSLEMYKSRADEYFSKLEQAEIAVLKASRAEQFAKSQAKEAEDTYAEVMAEREKMDASIEDLQRQNQRLEEKVEDISTDLAAATQAKKRLQHELEDYRNQRAMEIEDKESSMEQTRKKYQAEFATLTNELDLAREERLFKQAEIARLREELDELRSKWDDEVLNSSTWSKEKARLESTLADVASSRDEAVNAHNEAQGKVVTLLSQVRTLRSSVDEITAERDHLLREKRNVEARLEEAKSGLEDLVKGDSPSLRNAANMDKEILELRSHLAQQEDIAAAAVEKMRRAEALVTEVQKDVMVERENSIQLQQQKASLEKVLNEAQLKLVDLETKGYSSASQDVKFLHKRIQELESQLEDQETERSKSQRSVRNVDRIVKDMQGQIDRKDKQNTQLSEDVSRMRDKVEKLLKTIEELQSSESQNQLSARRAERELREEKEKIARLERELAGLKNLRNDKGSGSVMGSVRSRMGPWRVSEGDDASMVDIPRRKSSLSRVPSFTKGFL; encoded by the exons ATGTCTTTCAATGCCAACGCCAATGGCACAGCGCATCGGCGCAGTAATCCTTTTGCGAGAACGACTTCTGCCTCTCCAGCTACGAATACCAACTTGCGACCCAAGTCAGCCATATTCTCCTCCCCTTCATCAACTCCTGGGCTCTCTACACCTTCCGGACACAGCCGGACACAGTCGAATGGATCATTATCAGCAATAACTCATGGCTTCTCCGGCTCAGCGCCGAGACAGCAACGCAGTGACTCCAAGAGCGGCACTCCAACATCGACGACATTTGCACCGTCATTCatcaagactgaggagatGAAACGCCATGATACAGTGAAGGGTATCGAAGGCGAAAACGACTTCTCCGGGAAGCGCTACGTCTGGCTTAAGGATCCGCAAGCCGCATTCGTACGGGGATGGATCGTCGAAGAAATGGATGGGAATCGGTTACTAGTGCAATGTGACGACGGCACT CAAAGAGACGTCGATGCTGAGAGTGTTGACAAAGTGAACCCTGCCAAGTTCGACAAGGCAAACGATATGGCCGAGTTGACACACTTGAACGAGGCATCAGTTGTCCACAACCTTCACATGCGATACCAGGCCGATTTGATTTACACGTACTCAGGCCTTTTCCTTGTTACCGTCAACCCGTACGCCTCGATTCCTATTTACAGCAATGAATACATCAACATGTATCGCGGGCGGAACAGAGAGGACACGAAACCTCATATTTTTGCTATGGCTGATGAAGCCTTCCGCAATCTTGTGGAAGAGGGGAAGAACCAGAGCATTTTAGTGACTGGCGAATCCGGCGCAGGCAAGACAGAGAACACGAAAAAGGTCATTCAATACCtcgctgctgttgctcaGGCAGACTCGACAATCAAGAACAAACCTCACCATTCTAACCTCTCACAACAAATTCTTCGAGCAAACCCAATTCTCGAGGCATTCGGAAACGCTCAGACAGTCCGCAACAACAATTCCTCGCGATTCGGAAAATTCATTCGCATTGAATTTACTCGAAATGGAGCTATTTGTGGCGCATATATCGACTGGTATCTGCTAGAAAAGTCCAGAGTAGTACATATCAACCCCCATGAACGAAATTACCACGTATTCTACCAACTTCTCAAAGGTGCAAGCTCCAGCTTGAAGAGGGAATTCTTGATCGATGGTCTTACCGTCGAAGATTTCAATTATACCAGGGACGGCCACGACACAATCGTGGGTGTCTcagaccatgatgaatgggaatCCCTCATGGAAGCATTTGACGTGATGGGGTTCTCGGATGAAGAGCAGAGGTCTATTTTGCGAACTGTGGCCGCTGTGCTACACCTGGGCAACATCACCGTTGTCAAGGAAAGCCGCACTGCAGACCAAGCCCGTCTGGCACCGGATGCAAAAGAGCAAGCCGCAAAAGTGTgtaagcttcttggtgtaCCATTAGAGCCCTTCTTGAAAGGTCTCCTCCACCCCAAAGTCAAGGCAGGCCGAGAATGGGTCGAGAAGGTACAAACCCCTGAGCAAGTTCGACTTGGCTTAGACGCTCTTTCAAAGGGCATATATGAACGCGGTTTCGGCGATCTCGTCAACAGAATCAATGGGCAGCTCGATCGCACTGGCATGGGCCTGGAGGATTCTCACTTTATCGGAGTACTCGATATCGCCGGTTTTGAGATCTTCGAACAGAATAGCTTTGAGCAGCTATGCATCAACTACACCAACGAAAAGTTGCAGCAATTCTTCAATCACCACATGTTTGTcctggaacaagaagaatatgcACGTGAGCAGATTGAATGGAAATTCATCGATTTTGGTCGTGATCTGCAGCCCACGATTGATTTGATTGAACTGTCGAATCCAATCGGTGTCTTTTCTTGCCTAGATGAGGATTGCGTTATGCCCAAAGCTACGGACAAGTCATTcactgagaagctcaattCTTTATGGGACAAGAAATCAACGAAATATCGACCCTCGCGTCTAGGTCAGGGTTTCATTCTCACTCACTACGCTGCCGAGGTCGAGTACTCTACAGAAGGATGGCTAGAGAAAAACAAAGATCCTCTGAATGATAACATCACCCGCCTTCTAGCTGCTTCATCGAACAAGCACGTCGCTTCCCTGTTTTCTGACTGTGCTGAATCTGAGGAGGATCATGCcactggaagaagcagagtcaAGCGGGGGCTCTTCCGCACAGTCGCCCAGAAACACAAGGAGCATCTTCACAGTCTCATGGCACAACTCCACTCCACCCACCCTCATTTTGTTCGATGCATCCTCCCCAACCATaaaaagaagccaaagcagttcaacaatctccttgttcttgaccaATTACGCTGCAATGGTGTTCTGGAAGGTATCAGAATCGCGAGGACTGGTTTCCCCAACAGACTTCCCTTTGCAGAATTTCGACAGCGATATGAGGTCCTTTGCCAGGATATGCCCAAAGGATATCTCGAAGGACAGGCCGCGGCCAGTCTTATGCTTGAAAAGCTTGGACTTGACCGCGCTTTATACCGGGTTGGCTTGACCAAAGTCTTCTTCCGCGCGGGTGTCCTtgcagagcttgaggaacagCGAGATGCTCTAATCACCCAAATTATGTCCAGATTTCAATCGGTCGCTCGAGGGTTCATACAAAGGCGGGCAGCCTATAAAAGGCTATTTCGCACTGAGGCCACCAGAATCATCCAAAGAAACTTCAACGTTTACCTGGACTTGGCGGAAAATCCATGGTGGCAGCTaattgtgaagatgaagcctcttcttggtACCACTCGTACAGCCACAGAAGTCAAGCGAAGGGATGCAATGATCAAGGATCTGAACGAAAGGATGCAACTGGAGTCCCAAAATCGtatgaagcttgaggaggaacGGCGAAATTGTCACGCCGAAATGGTCCGAATCCAGCAAACTCTTGAGAGTGAGCGTGCGCTTGCTCtagacaaagaagaaattttcaagaggcttcagcttcgagaagcggagctcgaggagaagcttgcaGGAGCAATTGAAGACCAGGAAAGGCTAGAAGACGAGTTAGACGACCTTCTAAATGCCAAGAACCGGGCGGAACGAGATATCGAAACATATCGTTCTCAGCTCGAGCAAGCTGCCACCCTCATTGCtaagcttgaggaggagaagaagggactGAGCACAAAGATCAGCGAAGTTGAACAATCAATGGCCGACATAACTCAGAGGCAGGCCGAACGTAGCGAGCAAGAACTTGCCCTCCAAGATGAAATCAAGATGCTTCAGAGTCAACTATCGGTCAAGGAAAGGAAGGTTCAAGATTTGGAGACCAAGCTTGTGAAGCTCGACCAAGATTCGGAGCTTAAACTCAACGCAGCTCAAAGAGAGCTTCAGTCAACCAAGTTCCGAGAAACTCAACTTACTCATGAGAACGAAGATATCCAGAGACAGCTCAACGAGCTCTCCAAGACGTCGACTGATTACGAAGATCTTGTTCGACAAAAGGAGAGTGAACTTGCTCTTCTGCGAACCGACAACAAGAACTTCGAAAGCGAGCGTCAGTCTCTTGAGGATCAGAAAAAGTCTCTGACcactgagaaggagaaaaacGCCGAGAAGTACCGTGAGGCTCAAGCTGAACTTGTAGCCATGAAGTCTCGGCAATCTCAATTGGAGCGAGAGGCCGAAGACGCAAAGCACTTGTTGGAAGCACGTCTGTCGGAGGACGCACAAGCCGATCAGAATCGCCAAGTCCTCGAGTCACAAATAAAGGATCTGAAGGATGAGCTGTACAAGACACAGATGGATCTGAGTCGAGAACGCCAGTCTCGAGATGACGTCCAACTGCTCGGTGAGCACCGCTACCAAGAGTTGAAGGATGAATTCGATCGTCTTAATGAGTCAaaaatcatcatcgagaaggaACTATATGCCCAGCAGGATACCTTACGGAGAACAATGGAGGCTCGGACTACTGCTGAGAAAGAACGTGAcgaagcaagacaagagatTCGCCGCCTTCGAGTGGCGAAGACACAGGCCGAGGAGGCAAGAATGCAAGCCGAGGTCGCTGGCGAGAGACAAGCTTCTAAGGCAGCCCTGGACCGCGAGAACAGTCTTCGAAAAGATCTCGATGCAGCACAGGAACGGCTTCAATGGTTTGAAGGAGAGTGCGCCAAGCTAAACCACCAGATTGAAGACCTCAACAAGTTGATCCTCGAATCAGGCGAGTTTGGCTTGAAAAacgaccaagccaaagaaaGACTTGAACGAGAGTTGACCACTGTGAAGAGCCGCCTGACAGCATCAGAGAATGACAATCGTGCTTTGCTGAACAAACTACAGCAGAAAGGGCTTGAGATTGCTCGTTCTAGTTCACGCGCTagtgaagcttctcgaggtcAGATCATATCTCTCCAGCGCGAAAAGGCTAGGCTGGAAGAGCAGAACACAAAACTCAACAAGCAGTTGGGTGATTCCCAACTCGCCATTGCATCACTTGAGAAAAGAGCGGAGAAATTGCAGCTCAGCCTGGAAGATCTAAGTCATGAGGTTGCACGTGAAGTTAAATCAAGCAGAAATGCTGAAAAGGCGACTTCTACCTTCACAGCGCAGCTGGCTGAAGCAAATAGAACCATTGAGTCAGAGCGGCAATTGCGAACTCAGGCTCAGACCACTATTCGTACTCTACAAACATCCGTGGATACACGAGACAAGGAAGTGAATGAGCTACGAGCTCAGATGCTTGATGTTCTACGGACTGTTGATCCAGAGGTTCCCATCCCCCCTCAGTCGGATGGAGCTGATGAAAATATACTCATTCAGAACTTTGATCTTGTgagaaaggttgaggagcttcagCAAAACCTTCGTGTGCAAACAGCAGCTCGAACAAACGCCGAGAACCAACTGAGTGAAATGCGAGCGTCGAGGAACGACCCTGCTAGCCGACCCAAGCTCGAAGAGATCCAGCTGAATGAGGCGCCCTTCCAAGGGTCACCAACTCAGAAGAGGGCAGCTAAGCTTCATGCTCGCAATTACTCAAATACTTCCACACCCACCCGGCGCTTCCAGGATCTcgaccatcttcaagattcAACACGTTCCGATCGTACCATCGACAcactcaacttcaacaaccgTATGGATTTGAAAGCCGAAGTCGAGGAACTTCAGAATCAGCTTCAACTTAAGGAAATGCAAAATCGTCACTTACAGAGCCAGATCAACCGAAGCACGCCTATACCGGAGAATTACGACGACCAAAGCCCATCTTTGCGTCGCATTCAAAAACTCGAGATGGTCAATACTCGTCTTCATGAAATGCTCGATGACTCTAATAAGAAGGTATCTGCTTTGGAGCGCACAATTCGATCCGGACAGCTTTCATTACGGGATGTACAGACACGCACACACGAAGAAATTTTGGAGGTCCTGAATAGCCAAGAAGACTCTCGTCGAGCCTTGGTTCATAGTCACAAGGACGCCGTGGCGGAGTTGACCGATATCAAGGGACACTTCGAGCGACTACGACACGATCGCGCCAAAGCCGAAGTCGAGCTCCGCGATGTCAAGTCTGACCTGCAAGAAATGACTCTAGCAAGAGAGCAAGAGGCACAGAATCGAaatcagcttctccaagagtTTGCAGATCTTCAGATTCGTCTCGATGCAGAAACCTCGAAGTTTGCAGatgtttcttcaagtcttgaaATGTACAAGAGCCGCGCAGACGAATACTTCAGCAAGCTTGAACAAGCCGAGATCGCTGTTCTCAAAGCTAGTCGTGCCGAACAGTTTGCCAAATCCCAAGCAAAGGAAGCCGAAGACACATATGCGGAGGTCATGGCAGAAcgtgagaagatggatgccAGCATTGAGGATCTCCAACGCCAGAACCAAcgccttgaggagaaggttgaggatatttCTACAGATTTGGCAGCTGCCACTCAAGCTAAGAAGAGACTTCAGCACGAACTCGAGGACTACCGTAACCAGAGAGCCATGGAGATCGAGGACAAGGAATCGAGTATGGAGCAGACTCGTAAGAAGTATCAGGCCGAGTTCGCTACATTGACTAAcgaacttgatcttgctcGTGAGGAGAGGCTCTTCAAACAAGCAGAGATTGCCCGCCTCCGAGAAGAACTTGATGAATTGAGGTCAAAGTGGGATGATGAAGTCCTCAACAGCTCAACCTGGTCTAAGGAGAAGGCTCGCTTAGAGTCAACATTGGCAGATGTCGCTTCGTCTCGTGATGAGGCAGTAAATGCTCACAacgaagctcaaggaaaGGTTGTGACATTGCTCTCTCAAGTCCGTACTCTCCGCTCGTCGGTGGACGAGATCACAGCAGAACGGGATCATCTTCTCCGGGAGAAGCGAAATGTTGAGGCTCGCCTCGAGGAAGCGAAATCCGGGCTCGAGGACCTTGTGAAGGGAGACAGTCCCTCTCTGCGCAATGCCGCCAACATGGACAAGGAGATTCTGGAACTAAGGTCACACCTCGCCCAACAAGAGGATATTGCGGCTGCTGCCGTGGAGAAGATGCGCAGAGCAGAAGCCTTAGTAACGGAGGTACAAAAGGACGTCATGGTGGAGCGCGAAAACAGCATTCAACTGCAACAACAAAAGGCATCTTTGGAAAAAGTTCTCAACGAGGCCCAACTCAAACTTGTTGATCTGGAGACCAAGGGCTACTCGAGCGCCAGCCAGGATGTCAAGTTCCTGCACAAACGTATTCAGGAG CTCGAATCACAGCTCGAAGACCAGGAGACTGAGCGTAGCAAATCTCAACGCTCCGTTCGAAATGTAGATCGAATCGTGAAGGATATGCAAGGTCAGATCGACCGCAAGGACAAACAAAACACACAGCTCTCAGAGGATGTCTCAAGGATGCGcgacaaggtcgagaagcttctgaagacCATCGAGGAGCTACAGTCATCGGAGTCCCAGAATCAGTTGTCAGCTCGTCGAGCTGAACGTGAACTccgagaagaaaaagagaaaattGCCCGACTGGAGCGCGAATTGGCAGGATTGAAGAACCTCCGCAACGACAAGGGGTCAGGCAGCGTCATGGGTAGTGTCCGGAGTCGCATGGGCCCCTGGCGGGTCAgcgaaggagatgatgcaTCCATGGTGGATATTcccaggaggaagagtaGCCTTAGTAGGGTCCCCAGCTTCACAAAAGGATTCCTATAA
- a CDS encoding copper/zinc superoxide dismutase, with protein MVKAVSVLRGDSKVSGTVIFEQESESAPTTITWDITGNDPNAKRGFHIHTFGDNTNGCTSAGPHFNPHNKTHGAPSDETRHVGDLGNLETDGQGNAKGSVTDSLVKLIGPHSIIGRTVVIHAGTDDLGKGDNEESLKTGNAGPRPACGVIGISN; from the exons ATGGTCAAGGCTG TGAGCGTTCTCCGCGGTGACTCCAAGGTCTCCGGCACCGTCATTTTCGAGCAGGAGTCCGAGTCTGCCCCTACCACCATCACCTGGGACATCACCGGTAACGATCCCAACGCCAAACGAGGATTCCACATCCACACCTTCGGTGATAACACCAACGGATGCACCTCCGCTGGCCCTCACT TCAACCCTCACAACAAGACCCATGGTGCTCCCTCTGACGAGACTCGTCACGTTGGAGACCTCGGAAACCTGGAGACTGATGGCCAGGGAAATGCTAAGGGCTCTGTCACCGACTCCCTCGTCAAGCTGATTGGTCCCCACAGCATCATCGGC CGAACCGTCGTTATCCACGCCGGCACCGACGACCTCGGCAAGGGCGATAACGAGGAGTCCCTCAAGACTGGCAACGCTGGTCCCCGGCCTGCTTGCG GTGTCATCGGAATCTCCAACTAA
- a CDS encoding copper/zinc superoxide dismutase, with amino-acid sequence MIIEGPLMGFNMTQLSLLCPSRLENCFALSATTSGEDAIMYHNYTHSRWLTRSFAVSVLRGDSKVSGTVIFEQESESAPTTITWDITGNDPNAKRGFHIHTFGDNTNGCTSAGPHFNPHNKTHGAPSDETRHVGDLGNLETDGQGNAKGSVTDSLVKLIGPHSIIGRTVVIHAGTDDLGKGDNEESLKTGNAGPRPACGVIGISN; translated from the exons ATGATAATCGAAGGTCCCTTGATGGGCTTCAACATGACTCAGCTGTCACTGCTGTGTCCATCAAGGTTGGAGAACTGCTTCGCTCTCAGCGCCACCACCAGTGGGGAGGATGCCATCATGTATCACAACTATACGCATTCAAGGTGGCTAACACGGTCCTTTGCAGTGAGCGTTCTCCGCGGTGACTCCAAGGTCTCCGGCACCGTCATTTTCGAGCAGGAGTCCGAGTCTGCCCCTACCACCATCACCTGGGACATCACCGGTAACGATCCCAACGCCAAACGAGGATTCCACATCCACACCTTCGGTGATAACACCAACGGATGCACCTCCGCTGGCCCTCACT TCAACCCTCACAACAAGACCCATGGTGCTCCCTCTGACGAGACTCGTCACGTTGGAGACCTCGGAAACCTGGAGACTGATGGCCAGGGAAATGCTAAGGGCTCTGTCACCGACTCCCTCGTCAAGCTGATTGGTCCCCACAGCATCATCGGC CGAACCGTCGTTATCCACGCCGGCACCGACGACCTCGGCAAGGGCGATAACGAGGAGTCCCTCAAGACTGGCAACGCTGGTCCCCGGCCTGCTTGCG GTGTCATCGGAATCTCCAACTAA